The following proteins are encoded in a genomic region of Oryza brachyantha chromosome 11, ObraRS2, whole genome shotgun sequence:
- the LOC102716360 gene encoding uncharacterized protein LOC102716360 produces the protein MAELVGYASSARGIIKTIMDAVQTAKRNKRQCRELEERVRMVSAVLSRHDDHQPPSTTAAREAAVAGLDAALREAHELAVTFVGGGGGKRVMRRLLWVRRVVNAGREAERLADVLSKIDFYLSLYPAIAHADVARRLDRVLWTTTVGVVVSAVSFAGFVVISISMVLRKKY, from the coding sequence ATGGCTGAGCTGGTAGGATACGCCTCCAGCGCGCGCGGGATCATCAAGACGATCATGGACGCCGTGCAGACGGCGAAGCGGAACAAGAGGCAGTGCCGGGAGCTGGAGGAGCGCGTGAGGATGGTCTCCGCCGTGCTGAGCCGCCACGACGACCACCAGCCGCCGAgtacgacggcggcgagggaggcggcggtggccgggctCGACGCCGCGCTCCGGGAGGCGCACGAGCTCGCCGTCACGttcgtgggcggcggcggcggcaagcggGTGATGCGGCGCCTCCTCTGGGTGCGGCGGGTGGTGAACGCCGGGAGGGAGGCCGAGAGGCTCGCCGACGTCCTGAGCAAGATCGACTTCTACCTCTCGCTCTACCCGGCCATTGCCCATGCCGACGTGGCACGTCGCCTGGACCGGGTGCTGTGGACGACCACCGTGGGTGTCGTCGTATCCGCCGTCTCCTTCGCTGGGTTTGTTGttatctccatctccatggtTTTACGGAAGAAGTATtaa
- the LOC102716637 gene encoding uncharacterized protein LOC102716637 yields MEALSMVSSVTTVVQIANDITGAVKAVSQNKESCEKLAERVEGIGELLKELGDGSSRSSSPSTATTAATRSLVTRLERSLRRALVLVRSCQVISSRVYGLVAGSWQTDQFDEVNAEIDRCVLDLSLALIAGIDRNRKLNDPHAVTPPSRAHARRRCHRSALTVDMTTAQDDDEEQIAAAASARDDGVGEDEKNGALICYGEQDWGGHCHCAAAAASHYSPSYPWYTDSVDIRYIFSDENPNSCSIM; encoded by the exons ATGGAGGCCTTGAGCATGGTTAGTAGCGTGACCACTGTCGTCCAGATCGCCAACGACATCACCGGCGCGGTGAAGGCGGTGAGCCAGAACAAGGAGAGCTGCGAGAAGCTCGCCGAGCGCGTGGAAGGCATCGGCGAGCTCCTCaaggagctgggcgacggctCCTCCCGTTcttcctcgccgtcgacggcgacgacggctgcCACGAGGAGTCTGGTGACCAGGCTGGAGAGGTcgctccgccgcgcgctgGTGCTCGTCCGCTCCTGTCAGGTCATCAGCAGCCGCGTCTacggcctcgtcgccggcaGCTGGCAAACCGACCAGTTCGACGAGGTGAACGCCGAGATCGACCGCTGCGTTCTCGACCTCAGCCTCGCCCTCATCGCCGGCATTGATCGCAATCGCAAGCTAAACGACCCCCACGCGgtgacgccgccgtcgcgagCACATGCCAGACGCCGCTGTCACCGCAGTGCACTCACGGTCGACATGACGACGGCacaggacgacgacgaggagcagATAGCCGCCGCTGCTTCTGCTAGAGACGACGGCGTTGGTGAAGACGAGAAGAATGGCGCGCTCATCTGCTACGGCGAGCAAGAT TGGGGTGGCCATTGTcactgcgccgccgccgccgccagccactACTCGCCGTCGTACCCGTGGTACACAGACAGCGTAGACATTCGATATATTTTCAGCGACGAGAACCCCAACTCCTGCTCCATCATGTGA